One Vicingaceae bacterium genomic window, GAATACCATGTGGAACGCCTTATGAGAGATGCCAAGATAACTCAAATTTATGAAGGCACTTCCGAAGTACAAAAAATTGTTATTTCCCGATCAATTTTGAAGGATTAAACTTAAATCCAATTTTTCATCATAAAAGGGGGATCAATTTTTCCAATTGTATCCCCCTTGATGCTTTTAATATGATAGTTTTGTCTTGAAGTTCAATATTTCCTATTTTTTCGATTAATTCTTCTGTTTTTTTGAAAAACTCATACTGGGGAAATTTCTTTTTAAATTTAAAAAATTCATTGCCAACAAGCCAAACAGTTTTCTTTTCTTGAATATTGTCAAGCGTTTCTAAAATTTTTTCATGTTCCTCTTCGGCAAAATCTCCAAGCTCCAGCATATCTCCCAAAATATAAATTTTATCGGGCATATTTAATCCTGCAAAACTCCTAATTGCTGCCTGCATGCTTGTAGGATTCGCATTATAACAATCTATGACCAACCGGTTATTTTTTGTAGTTGTAACCCATTGAGATCTTTGATTATCCGGCAAGTATTCGCTGATGGCTTTATTGATATTTACATGTGAAATTTTAAAATACAATCCCACGGTTATGGCTGCAAGTACATTGTGAAGATTGTACTCTCCAAACAATTTTGTTTCGATGATTTGATCATGAATTTGATTGGCTTTGCTTTTCCATTTAATCTTTAAGAAAGGTGATTGGTTGTTTGTTATCAACTCTCCAAATACATAAGCATCCTGATTTGAGGAAGAATACGATATTTTTTTCATTCCCTCGGCAGCATTAACCAATATGGAATCGTCTTGATTCAAAAATATGATGCCATCTTTGGATTTTATATGATTATAAAGTTCGGTTTCGGCTTTAATCACATTTTCAAATGATCCGAATCCTTCAAGATGTTCTTTTCCGATATTTGTAATCAAACCAAAATCCGGATCTGCTATCTCACACAAAAATTCAATCTCTCCAACATGATTCGCTCCCAACTCCAATATAGCAAGCTTAACGTCGCTACGAATTGATAATACGCTTAAGGGAACCCCAATATGATTATTAAAATTGCCCGGCGTTGCAAATACCTCATATTGTCGGGACAAAACACTTTTTATCAATTCTTTGGTGGTAGTTTTTCCGTTGCTGCCTCCTATTGCCACCACGGGCACATTTAATTTTTTCCTGTGTAAAGCCGCCAATTGTTGCATTGCTTTCAAGGAATCATCCACGAATATTACCCTGTTTTTATCATGAATTTCTTGATAATACGAAATATCATCCATCAGGACCCAGGCCGATCCTTTGTCTAATACCTCATTTGCAAAAGCATTGGCATTAAAATTTTCTCCTTTCAAGCATATAAAAAATTGTTTATTTACATTTTTCCGGCTATCGATAACAACACCCTCGCATTGCAAAAACTTTTCATAAATTTCTTCAATCTTCATAGATAATTTTTTTTATATCAAAAAAGCCCCTTTTTAACAGGGGCTTTTATTTGAGTTCATATAATTTTCAGATACATTAATATCCACCCAATCCATAGGGACTTCCCACTCTTGTCATCGCACAGCGGAAGCCAATCCAGGCCGTAGAATACCGTTCATCCAGGAATCTTCTTGTACCGGGAACCATCCAATAGGCACGGTCTCGCCAGGAAGCACCTTTATACACTCTGGTTCTGTTGCTTATTAATGTGCTTTCAAAATTGGTGTTAGATTCAGGATATGCAGTCCAATACATGGCTTTTTCGCCCAATTGTCTGGCTCCTTCCGGATCATCATAATATACCGTAGATTGCCAATGTCCGTCTTTCCAATCTCTAACATCTGCTTCACGGTAATTCAAACGTTCAGCCAGATTATCTTTTTCAGGATCAACTTCTCTGTATCGAATTCTTCCTAAAGAATCCTTTTCAGCAATATTGCCATCTTCATCAAGTTCTTTGGTTTTGAAAACATTTCCTCTGAAAGGACGAAAATCTTCAACATCTTCAAACGACAAGGGACGATAAACATCCATCACCCATTCTGAAACGTTCCCGGCCATATTGTATAATCCATAATCATTGGGCCAATACATGTAAACAGGTGTAGTGATGTCACCGGCATCATTCAATTTTCCGGCTACCCCCATGTTGTCACCGCGGCCTCTTTTAAAGTTTGCCAAAATTTGTCCGAGATATTTTGGATCGGCATTTCTGACGGCATGACCATTCCAGGGATATAATTTACGGTCGGTGATCAACTCATCGATAGTATTGCCAATTAAACCCAAAGCGGCATATTCCCATTCGGCTTCGGTAGGCAAACGGTATTGTGGCAATAATACACCGTCTTCCATTCTCACATTTCTGTATTCGTTATTTGGATTCAAATCAATCACTCCATCCACTCGTTTACCACTTTCGTACTGACCGGCCAAATATGCCTCAGTGTTAAAATTATCTTCATTGATCTGATTGGGATTCCATTCAAACAAACCTTCACGGATTAAGATTAGTTCATTGACACGGTCGGTTCTCCAGGCGGCAAAATCGTTTGCCTGCAACCAATTAACACCTACTACAGGATAATCTCTGTAGGCGGGATGACGTAAATAGTATTCGACGTAAGGTTCATTGTAGGCCAATCTTTCGCGCCAAACCAATGTGTCCGGTAAAGCGCGTTTGTAAACCTCCGGATAATCCATTCCAAACACTCTGGAGAGCCAATAGAGATATTCAAGATAGTAAAAATTTGTCACCTCAACTTCATCCATATAAAACGAAGAAACGGTGACCGTACGTGGGATATTGTTCCAATCGTAAGTAACATCCTGCTCCACCCGTCCCATTGTGAATCTTCCACCTTCAATCAAGACCAAACCCGGGCCGGTTTCTTGTTCATAATAAGGCACTTTTTGAAAACCTCCATTGTCGGGGTTGTTGTATTCCCATCCTGTGGCACCCGAACGCTCTCTTTTACAAGCATAAGGTGAAAACAACAAACCTGCCATCAGAATGACGAATGTTTTTTGAATGTTGATCCTCTTTTTCATATTTTGATTCTTTGAATTAGCAAATATAATAAAATAACTAAAATGAAGGGCAACTTATTGTACGGAACCTTCTTCTTTTTGGTTTACAATCGAATTTAATTCCTATGGAAATCTCGTGCGACCCCGCAGTTTTCATGGTAAGTTTAGATACTGTTATGTCATAGCTGTAACCGAACTTAAAATTGTCGGAATCAAACCCCAACAACGCTATAAATGAATCCTTGGCACGGTACCACAGCCCGCCAACCATAGCCCCTTTCGAATAATACATTCCAAAAAGAAATTGCCGGAATGGTCCCTGTTGCCAAAACAAAATATTTGGAGAAAATTTTGCCGGTTCTCCTTTCGATTCTATGGGCAATGCAGCGCCGGCATGAAAAGTATATTTTCTGGGCAATTTGGCAATTGCAGAGTTGGGATTTAAGATACCCTCGATGGGTTCTGTCAGATGTTGGGCAGCAAATCCGACAAAATATATATCGGTGTAAGCCAACACTCCGGCTGAAAAATCTGCAA contains:
- the murF gene encoding UDP-N-acetylmuramoyl-tripeptide--D-alanyl-D-alanine ligase: MKIEEIYEKFLQCEGVVIDSRKNVNKQFFICLKGENFNANAFANEVLDKGSAWVLMDDISYYQEIHDKNRVIFVDDSLKAMQQLAALHRKKLNVPVVAIGGSNGKTTTKELIKSVLSRQYEVFATPGNFNNHIGVPLSVLSIRSDVKLAILELGANHVGEIEFLCEIADPDFGLITNIGKEHLEGFGSFENVIKAETELYNHIKSKDGIIFLNQDDSILVNAAEGMKKISYSSSNQDAYVFGELITNNQSPFLKIKWKSKANQIHDQIIETKLFGEYNLHNVLAAITVGLYFKISHVNINKAISEYLPDNQRSQWVTTTKNNRLVIDCYNANPTSMQAAIRSFAGLNMPDKIYILGDMLELGDFAEEEHEKILETLDNIQEKKTVWLVGNEFFKFKKKFPQYEFFKKTEELIEKIGNIELQDKTIILKASRGIQLEKLIPLL
- the gldJ gene encoding gliding motility lipoprotein GldJ; translation: MKKRINIQKTFVILMAGLLFSPYACKRERSGATGWEYNNPDNGGFQKVPYYEQETGPGLVLIEGGRFTMGRVEQDVTYDWNNIPRTVTVSSFYMDEVEVTNFYYLEYLYWLSRVFGMDYPEVYKRALPDTLVWRERLAYNEPYVEYYLRHPAYRDYPVVGVNWLQANDFAAWRTDRVNELILIREGLFEWNPNQINEDNFNTEAYLAGQYESGKRVDGVIDLNPNNEYRNVRMEDGVLLPQYRLPTEAEWEYAALGLIGNTIDELITDRKLYPWNGHAVRNADPKYLGQILANFKRGRGDNMGVAGKLNDAGDITTPVYMYWPNDYGLYNMAGNVSEWVMDVYRPLSFEDVEDFRPFRGNVFKTKELDEDGNIAEKDSLGRIRYREVDPEKDNLAERLNYREADVRDWKDGHWQSTVYYDDPEGARQLGEKAMYWTAYPESNTNFESTLISNRTRVYKGASWRDRAYWMVPGTRRFLDERYSTAWIGFRCAMTRVGSPYGLGGY